The Magnolia sinica isolate HGM2019 chromosome 10, MsV1, whole genome shotgun sequence genome includes a window with the following:
- the LOC131257314 gene encoding (DL)-glycerol-3-phosphatase 2-like gives MHHVVLGDDPEVKRGKPSPDIFLAASKRFEDGTVDSRKILVFEDAPSGVAAAKSAGMSVVMVPDPRLDSSYHEGADQVLNSLLDFDPSRWRLPPFQDAAS, from the exons ATGCATCATGTGGTCCTCGGCGATGACCCAGAAGTCAAACGTGGCAAGCCATCTCCGGATATATTTCTTGCAGCCTCTAAACGATTTGAG GATGGCACCGTGGATTCTAGAAAGATTCTAGTATTCGAAGATGCACCGTCAGGAGTTGCTGCGGCGAAGAGTGCCGGAAT gtCAGTAGTTATGGTCCCAGATCCCAGGTTGGATAGTTCGTATCATGAAGGCGCGGATCAAGTCCTAAATTCCCTTCTGGATTTCGATCCGAGCCGTTGGCGCTTGCCCCCATTCCAAGATGCTGCTAGCTAA
- the LOC131257605 gene encoding putative disease resistance protein At1g50180, translating into MALVESVVELLLQKLADPLIREAILLHGVGDQVQWLEDEFGRMKRFLKDADAKQEGDERVKGWVGDVRDVAYDAEDVIDTFVFKVANLRRTGFVGCIKRYACIFNELLARHQVGWKIERIKGKISEISESRLTYGIENIGEGAGTSSADAEDVIDTLVFKVANLRRTRFVGCIKRYACIFNELIARHEVGSKIERLKIKIHAISQSRSTYGIENIGQGAGTSYAGRSHQEWRRTSPYVQEPDFVGFDNDLKALVTQLTNEGELRRCVVSVVGMGGLGKTTLTRKVYNTDSVKKHFHTHAWISISQQPSVKDILQVLVRHWMVVSDNTAEKLHIAELRDKISGYLIDKRYLVVLDDIWKREAWDALKDAFPDVKNGSRVMLTTRIKDLASYADQQREPHELRFLTNEESWDLLCKKTFVGQDGGCPQDLEKLGREIVEKCHGLPLAIAVVGGLLSGKKLFNEWENVCKSISWQLGQSEVQISSILSLSYKDLPYDLKPCFLYLAKFPEDYEFKAKELIQLWAAEGFLKERGELTLEEVGEDNLMQLVQRSMVQVARRSSSKGIKSCRIHDLLRDLSISEAKESKFLEVQFLKVQDDNGNATPAASRARRLAIYIISRGELHPKEWRVEEGAMPSLLHLRIHDCKQLKKLPEGLQHVTTLKKLELWSMPAEFKARVEEDRREDWYKIRHIPSIDIHDSYRIGS; encoded by the exons ATGGCCCTTGTTGAGTCTGTTGTAGAACTCCTTCTCCAAAAACTCGCTGACCCACTCATTCGAGAAGCCATTTTATTACATGGGGTTGGTGATCAAGTCCAATGGCTCGAGGACGAATTTGGGCGGATGAAACGTTTCTTGAAAGACGCAGACGCCAAACAAGAAGGAGATGAAAGAGTAAAGGGCTGGGTGGGGGATGTGAGAGATGTTGCATATGATGCTGAGGACGTCATCGACACCTTTGTCTTCAAGGTAGCAAACTTGAGGCGAACTGGATTTGTGGGCTGCATTAAAAGGTACGCTTGCATCTTCAATGAATTGTTAGCTCGCCATCAGGTGGGATGGAAGATCGAGCGGATAAAGGGTAAAATCAGTGAGATCTCCGAAAGCAGGTTGACATATGGAATTGAAAATATAGGCGAGGGAGCAGGGACGAGCTCTGCCGATGCTGAGGACGTCATCGACACCTTAGTCTTCAAGGTAGCAAACTTGAGGCGAACTCGATTTGTGGGCTGCATTAAAAGGTACGCTTGCATCTTCAATGAATTGATAGCTCGCCATGAGGTGGGCTCGAAGATCGAACGGTTAAAGATTAAAATCCATGCGATCTCCCAAAGTAGGTCGACATATGGAATTGAAAATATAGGGCAGGGAGCGGGGACGAGCTATGCCGGTCGAAGCCACCAAGAATGGAGGCGCACTTCTCCTTATGTTCAAGAACCAGATTTTGTTGGTTTTGATAATGACTTAAAGGCATTGGTAACGCAGCTGACTAATGAAGGAGAGCTGCGACGTTGTGTTGTTTCTGTAGTGGGAATGGGTGGTCTGGGTAAGACCACTCTTACCAGGAAAGTTTATAACACTGATAGTGTTAAGAAACATTTCCATACTCATGCATGGATTTCTATATCACAACAGCCTTCTGTGAAAGATATTTTGCAGGTCCTTGTAAGACATTGGATGGTGGTATCCGACAATACAGCAGAGAAATTGCACATTGCTGAGCTGAGGGACAAGATTTCCGGGTATCTGATAGACAAGAGATACTTGGTGGTCTTGGATGATATATGGAAAAGGGAAGCATGGGATGCTTTGAAGGATGCATTTCCGGATGTGAAAAATGGCAGTAGGGTCATGCTCACCACACGAATCAAAGACCTTGCTTCATATGCAGATCAACAAAGAGAGCCCCATGAACTTCGATTTCTAACCAATGAAGAGAGCTGGGATTTGCTCTGTAAAAAAACATTCGTAGGACAAGATGGTGGTTGCCCGCAGGATTTAGAGAAGCTGGGAAGAGAGATTGTTGAAAAATGCCATGGTCTCCCTCTTGCGATTGCAGTCGTTGGAGGACTCTTATCAGGAAAGAAACTATTTAACGAGTGGGAGAATGTATGCAAGAGCATCAGCTGGCAGTTAGGCCAGAGCGAAGTCCAAATCTCTAGCATATTATCTTTAAGCTATAAAGATCTGCCTTATGACTTAAAACCCTGTTTTCTCTACCTGGCCAAATTTCCAGAGGACTACGAGTTCAAAGCCAAGGAATTGATTCAACTGTGGGCCGCAGAAGGGTTTCTTAAAGAAAGAGGAGAACTAACATTGGAAGAGGTTGGAGAAGATAACCTGATGCAGTTGGTTCAGAGAAGTATGGTTCAAGTGGCAAGAAGAAGTTCAAGCAAGGGTATCAAAAGTTGTCGCATCCACGATCTTTTGCGTGATCTGTCCATATCAGAAGCAAAGGAAAGCAAGTTTCTCGAAGTTCAGTTTCTCAAAGTTCAAGATGACAATGGCAATGCTACTCCTGCAGCATCTAGAGCCCGTCGGCTTGCAATTTACATCATTAGCAGAGGCGAACTTCACCCAA AGGAGTGGAGAGTGGAGGAAGGAGCTATGCCAAGTCTTTTACATTTACGGATCCATGACTGCAAGCAATTGAAGAAGCTTCCAGAAGGACTGCAACATGTGACTACCCTCAAGAAATTGGAGTTGTGGTCGATGCCTGCTGAATTCAAAGCAAGGGTTGAAGAAGACAGACGTGAGGATTGGTATAAGATCCGGCACATACCCTCCATCGACATACACGATTCATACAGGATTGGAAGCTAA